TTCGGTGGATGTAACGCACGCCGTCGAAAATAAGGCACTATTTTTTGTGgccagagttcggccgcccaaaaGTACACTGGCGGCAAATGGTCTACGGTGTTGTGCTGTTGTGTACGTTGCTTGTGGCACAGTGAGTTGATGCGTGACTCGAAACCCTCCCCTCCCCAGCTTTTCGAGCTAGTATGCAGAAAGAACAGGACAGTTCGTTATGAGCTACAAAATGAAAACATAGCATCTGTATGCAAGAGTTCGTCGTCCTATGGACAGTGGGACTTAAACTTGCAACCTATTGATTGCAAGCAGTATGCACTTATCACTATACCAAACATGATTTTTAGGTATAGCTACAGCTATAGCAAGCCATAACGAGTGCTCCGCCACTGCCTATGGATCAGGGCTTCGGATGCGCAGCTGCATGATGCTCGATATGCGGGACTCCATATATACCccatgtttgtttcggcttctggcagcttctggccaccaaaagctgctgcggactgccaaacgcttagCTTTTCAGCcaacttctataaaattcgttggaggcaaaaaccatccaaaatcaacataaacacataatcggttgagtcgttataataataggaatccgtcactttctaaatcctgagccctatgaacaactttatcttcctccacatgtAATCGtagtgatactcagattctccccacagccagattctccctacagtcggattttcagaaaagctggtcagaaaaaagctcaaCCAAACAGGCACATAGTTTGGTGATGGACAGCTGATGAAAACTACTCCACATATACACACACGTTAGGCGTACGGGATACAGTTCCGATGATCACATCGTAAGTTCTAGGCTGACCTCATTTGGAAGGGGCATCGATCGATAGAAAATAAATGCAAAGTGCATCGCCTAGATGATATACTCCAGTAAAGCAGCACGCCTCAGCAGCAATCCATAGACTCCCTGACAGCCACGGACGCCACGGCCTTGGCCCACGCGACCAGTTCCCGCTTCACCCTCCTGTCGTCGTCGCTACGGAGGAGTACTACCACCGGCACCGGCACCGGCACCGGCACCGGCGCAGGCGAAGCGCCGCCGTTCCAGGACGACGACCTTCTTCGCCGCCGCACGGTTCCAGCGTCGTCGTCGAGGGCAACACCAACAGGGACTGCTGCTGCCTCCCTCGCCTCCTGCAGGGCTTTCGCATCCAAGGCCATGGGTGAGGCTGCTGAGGAGCTAGCTGATGCTGATCGAGCAGCCGCGCGCGCGCGCCTTTGCTTGTGGGGCTCCGCGCTGTGTGTGCAGTGGCTCTTCGGTCGGTGCAATTAACGCAACGAGGACACTTATTGGCACGCCCAATATATAGCGAGGAGCGTACGTGATGCACGGGTGCATGGTATGTACACAACCGACCCGATCATGCACATGACCAGACTAAAAAAATAATTATAAGAAGATGCAGTGATGACATTCAGGTCGATCGATGTGAACAAGGCCACATCAGACCGCGCGCGGATAGATAACACCATCATCCGATTATGGACGCGGCCAGGAAAACCGCTATTAAATCCATCGCCGCGTCCCGGTCGATGGGCATCGCTGGGCGTGAAAACTGAGGAGGGCGTTGACCATTCGAGAGATCCGATGGCCACGTCGTTGCAGCTGTGGGACAA
This portion of the Zea mays cultivar B73 chromosome 2, Zm-B73-REFERENCE-NAM-5.0, whole genome shotgun sequence genome encodes:
- the LOC100275279 gene encoding uncharacterized protein, with the protein product MALDAKALQEAREAAAVPVGVALDDDAGTVRRRRRSSSWNGGASPAPVPVPVPVPVVVLLRSDDDRRVKRELVAWAKAVASVAVRESMDCC